From Daucus carota subsp. sativus chromosome 6, DH1 v3.0, whole genome shotgun sequence, the proteins below share one genomic window:
- the LOC108227775 gene encoding beta-amylase isoform X1: protein MSNIVYPKLSGLPAESRLSHPIFLQSTLQKFEKIKPANAQDFTHTLTFSAHITVEKIQATTTEVFTTDQETPAPLRDEEKMLPNYVPIYVMLQLDIISSDSILQDKDGLERQLTQLKEASVDGVMVDVWWGLVESKGSKQYDWSAYKSLFQLVQQCGLKLQVVMSFHQCGGNVGDTVNIPLPNWVLDVGKTDPDIFYTNRAGNRNTEYLTLGVDNLPLFEGRTAVEIYSDFMKSFRDNMADYLDAELLTDIEVGLGPAGELRYPSYPENQGWVFPGIGEFQCYDKYLKADFKEAAIKEGHPEWELPDNAGDYNDKPGSTEFFGSAEYLTAKGKFFLTWYSNNLLKHGDQILDEANKAFLGCSVKLAAKVSGIHWWYKDDSHAAELTAGFYNLNDRDGYRPIARMLSRHYSVLNFTCLEMRNSEQPENAKSGPQELVQQVLSGGWTENIEVAGENALPRYDRSAYNQILLNCRPNGVSRDFPPKLRLTALTYLRLSDQLLQRKNFKLFKTFVKKLHADQDYCPDLRKYGKVVPLERSKPKVPTEDLLKASETIQPFPFDKETDMSVGGPIADYWDGLVEKIASIFI, encoded by the exons ATGTCAAACATTGTATATCCAAAACTAAGTGGCTTACCAGCAGAGTCTCGACTAAGCCATCCTATATTTCTCCAATCAACACTGCAAAAGTTTGAGAAAATTAAGCCAGCAAATGCACAAGACTTCACGCATACTCTGACATTTAGCGCCCACATAACAGTTGAAAAGATTCAAGCTACTACGACTGAGGTCTTCACCACTGACCAAGAG ACTCCAGCTCCCCTTCGTGACGAGGAAAAGATGCTACCAAACTATGTGCCAATCTATGTGATGCTCCAG CTGGATATCATTTCAAGTGACAgtatattacaagataaggacgGATTAGAGCGGCAGCTTACGCAGCTGAAAGAAGCAAGCGTTGATGGGGTCATGGTGGATGTCTGGTGGGGATTGGTGGAATCCAAAGGCTCTAAGCAATATGATTGGAGTGCTTATAAAAGCTTGTTCCAACTTGTCCAACAGTGTGGTCTGAAGTTGCAAGTTGTCATGTCCTTCCACCAATGTGGTGGAAATGTTGGCGATACAGTTAATATCCCACTTCCCAACTGGGTGCTTGATGTCGGAAAAACAGATCCTGACATCTTCTACACTAATCGAGCTGGTAACAGAAATACAGAGTACCTCACACTTGGTGTGGACAATCTACCTCTATTTGAGGGTCGAACGGCAGTGGAG ATTTACAGTGACTTCATGAAGAGCTTTAGAGACAACATGGCAGATTATTTGGATGCTGAACTCTTAACAGACATTGAAGTAGGGCTAGGTCCTGCAGGGGAGCTCAGATATCCCTCTTATCCAGAAAACCAAGGATGGGTTTTTCCTGGTATTGGAGAATTTCAG TGCTATGACAAATATCTTAAAGCGGATTTTAAGGAAGCAGCAATAAAGGAAGGGCACCCTGAGTGGGAATTACCAGATAATGCAGGAGATTATAATGACAAACCTGGATCAACAGAGTTCTTTGGATCGGCAGAGTACTTAACTGCAAAAGGAAAGTTTTTCTTGACCTGGTATTCTAACAATTTGCTGAAACATGGTGATCAGATCCTTGATGAAGCCAATAAAGCTTTTCTAGGATGCAGTGTCAAATTAGCAGCTAAG GTTTCCGGAATCCATTGGTGGTATAAAGATGACAGTCATGCTGCGGAGCTAACTGCCGGATTCTACAACTTGAACGACAGAGATGGCTATCGACCAATAGCAAGGATGCTGTCCAGGCACTACAGTGTTCTAAATTTCACATGTCTAGAAATGAGAAACTCTGAACAGCCTGAAAATGCTAAGAGTGGACCGCAGGAGCTTGTTCAACAG GTCTTAAGTGGCGGCTGGACAGAAAACATTGAAGTTGCGGGAGAAAATGCTCTCCCACGCTATGATCGCAGTGCTTATAATCAAATCCTTCTTAATTGCAGGCCGAATGGTGTAAGCAGAGATTTCCCACCAAAATTAAGGTTGACTGCTTTGACATACCTGCGTTTATCAGACCAGCTATTGCAAAggaagaattttaaattatttaaaacctTTGTGAAAAAATTGCATGCGGATCAG GATTACTGTCCAGATCTAAGAAAATATGGAAAGGTCGTCCCACTGGAGAGGTCCAAACCAAAAGTACCAACCGAGGACCTTTTAAAAGCATCTGAAACCATCCAGCCATTTCCATTTGATAAAGAAACTGACATGAGTGTTGGCGGCCCAATTGCTGACTACTGGGATGGTCTTGTGGAGAAGATTGCTTCCATATTTATTTAA
- the LOC108225033 gene encoding formin-like protein 5, with protein sequence MAQSDTVSPETSDNSSTINIAVISACSLIVIIVLFWAFVIWGRKNKVHHKYGVKDEYPLTKLSATDASPGPAVNYSFGNSGKKDFKTLSNVTSFADKPRISLAEEKQSEKLEVPSGKFQANLPLPPGRVSISAPKPVPLVTETENPAPQVPASVTKDTEPATPVSGTPPPPSPKKHVAPPPPPKINLPPPPNPPKLGTGPKPPPGKVGFSANKGAGESDSQKAKLKPFFWDKVLANPEHSMVWNEIKSGSFQFNEEMMEDLFGYTSNNHKTENSSKKNQAAKEALQFTQIIDPKKSHNLSILLKAVNVTTQEVCDAIQEGNELPAELIETLLKMAPTSQEELKLRLYDEDISKLGPADRFVKTLIEIPFAYQRLEALLFMCSLQNEFGSLKESFKVLEVACTELKNSRLFLKLLEAVLKLGNRMNDGTFRGGAQAFKLDTLLKLSDVKGVDGKTTLLHFVVLEIIKSEGLRAARKLKDSSSMSDKKVEDMLKDSVQETPEHLRSLGLEVVSNLSNELANVKKAAAIDGDMLTNTVTKLGFSLKHNKDFLYNEMSSEEAECQFRSTLESFVRQTEFDIMWLLEEENRIGTLVKSTAEYFHGTPGKDEGMRLFIIVRDFLVMVDKVCQEVKKSGENPVKMFPKEA encoded by the exons ATGGCCCAATCAGATACCGTTTCACCTGAAACATCAGACAATAGTAGCACAATTAATATCGCAGTTATTTCTGCATGTTCTTTAATAGTAATCATTGTCCTCTTCTGGGCTTTCGTTATTTGGGGTAGGAAAAATAAAGTTCACCACAAATATGGAGTAAAAGATGAGTATCCTCTAACAAAGTTAAGCGCAACCGATGCATCCCCTG GTCCTGCAGTGAACTACAGTTTTGGAAATTCAGGTAAAAAAGATTTCAAAACCTTGTCAAATGTCACCAGTTTTGCAGACAAACCACGTATCTCACTTGCCGAAGAAAAACAATCGGAAAAATTAGAAGTTCCATCTGGAAAATTTCAAGCAAATTTGCCACTCCCACCAGGAAGAGTGTCCATTTCGGCCCCAAAACCTGTTCCACTAGTCACAGAAACTGAAAATCCTGCTCCTCAAGTCCCAGCATCTGTTACTAAAGATACAGAACCTGCTACTCCAGTCTCAGGAACCCCTCCTCCTCCTTCACCAAAAAAGCATGTGGCGCCTCCACCACCCCCAAAGATTAACCTCCCTCCACCACCTAATCCACCAAAATTAGGTACTGGACCGAAGCCTCCACCTGGTAAAGTCGGTTTTTCTGCAAACAAGGGAGCTGGTGAGTCTGACAGTCAGAAAGCAAAGTTAAAGCCATTCTTCTGGGACAAAGTTCTTGCTAACCCTGAGCATTCCATGGTGTGGAATGAGATAAAATCAGGCTCCTTCCA GTTCAATGAGGAGATGATGGAAGACCTTTTTGGTTACACCAGTAATAACCATAAAACTGAGAATAGTTCCAAGAAAAACCAGGCAGCAAAAGAAGCTCTTCAATTCACTCAAATTATTGATCCTAAGAAATCCCATAATTTATCAATTTTGTTGAAAGCAGTAAATGTGACAACTCAAGAAGTCTGTGATGCCATCCAAGAAG GGAACGAGCTTCCTGCTGAGCTCATTGAAACTTTGTTAAAGATGGCACCAACATCACAAGAAGAGCTAAAGCTTAGGTTGTACGATGAAGACATCTCTAAACTTGGACCTGCTGATCGGTTCGTCAAAACCCTGATTGAAATCCCCTTTGCCTACCAGCGTCTGGAGGCTTTGTTATTTATGTGTTCACTGCAGAATGAATTTGGTTCCCTAAAAGAGTCTTTTAAAGTGTTGGAg GTAGCATGCACAGAGCTTAAGAACAGCAGACTTTTTCTAAAGCTCCTAGAAGCGGTTCTGAAACTTGGCAACCGTATGAATGATGGTACATTCCGTGGTGGCGCACAGGCATTCAAGCTTGATACACTATTAAAGTTATCAGATGTTAAAGGGGTCGATGGCAAGACAACACTCCTTCACTTTGTTGTTTTGGAAATTATCAAAAGTGAAGGCCTACGTGCTGCACGTAAATTAAAAGATAGTAGTAGCATGAGTGACAAGAAAGTAGAAGATATGCTTAAGGATTCTGTTCAGGAAACCCCGGAACACCTTCGTAGTCTTGGGCTTGAAGTAGTCTCTAATTTAAGCAATGAGCTTGCTAATGTTAAAAAGGCTGCAGCTATTGACGGTGATATGCTGACAAATACAGTAACGAAACTTGGTTTCTCACTAAAACATAATAAAGATTTTCTCTACAATGAGATGAGCAGTGAGGAAGCAGAATGCCAGTTCCGTTCTACTCTTGAAAGTTTTGTTAGACAGACAGAATTTGATATTATGTGGTTGCTAGAAGAAGAAAATAGGATAGGTACTCTGGTCAAGAGCACAGCAGAGTATTTCCATGGCACTCCAGGAAAAGACGAGGGAATGCGCTTATTTATTATTGTTCGTGATTTCTTGGTAATGGTAGATAAGGTATGTCAAGAGGTGAAAAAATCAGGAGAAAATCCGGTGAAGATGTTCCCAAAAGAAGCTTAA
- the LOC108227025 gene encoding transcription factor bHLH52-like — protein MEQYYHLKAEEEQDTRAFLDDPYPYDSSSPLGYSSLQNITDQKPLLPLLFDNPHQTSTSLVSHQLPIFSKPLISDEFHLKSYPSLPSVTNSTTFKLPKTEPTEFSQGSDEPPLLQLPSLCSLEENLDTVSEAAYQLNSTVSPSATTMKYDRQRELSRRRRQRVRGKIESLKELLPQQKKRVDTATVLENAGKYIKFLEAQVSVLQCMPVDDSLVISENVSGGMDRNRVLQMMVNSEVSQGKMSSEGMCVYSVEQLVQIIGRLFTTEEASLLLNSILFSSFVPF, from the coding sequence ATGGAGCAATATTATCATCTCAAAGCAGAAGAAGAACAAGACACGAGAGCATTTCTCGACGATCCTTATCCCTATGATTCGTCGTCACCACTAGGATATTCATCCTTACAAAACATCACTGACCAGAAGCCTCTGCTTCCTTTGCTATTCGACAATCCCCACCAAACATCCACCTCTCTGGTTTCTCATCAACTCCCCATCTTCAGCAAACCTCTCATCTCCGATGAATTTCATCTCAAATCTTACCCCTCGCTCCCATCAGTCACCAACTCAACAACCTTCAAACTTCCCAAAACAGAGCCAACTGAGTTTAGCCAGGGCTCCGATGAACCTCCATTGCTTCAGTTACCGAGCCTGTGCTCTCTCGAAGAAAACCTCGATACTGTGTCCGAGGCGGCGTATCAGCTCAACTCAACTGTCTCTCCTAGTGCAACCACTATGAAATACGATCGTCAGAGAGAGTTGAGTCGACGAAGACGGCAGAGAGTACGAGGGAAGATTGAGAGCTTGAAGGAGCTTCTGCCACAGCAGAAGAAGAGGGTGGATACCGCGACGGTTCTGGAGAATGCTGGAAAGTACATAAAGTTTCTAGAGGCGCAAGTGAGCGTGCTGCAGTGTATGCCGGTGGATGACAGTCTGGTAATTAGTGAGAATGTGAGTGGTGGAATGGATAGGAACAGAGTGTTGCAGATGATGGTGAACTCGGAGGTGAGTCAGGGGAAGATGAGTTCAGAAGGCATGTGTGTTTACTCCGTGGAGCAGCTGGTTCAGATTATTGGTCGTCTTTTTACTACTGAGGAAGCTTCTTTGCTTCTCAATTCCATTCTCTTCTCTAGCTTTGTTCCATTCTaa
- the LOC108225034 gene encoding protein VASCULATURE COMPLEXITY AND CONNECTIVITY-like — translation MAKIVGVFVCLAIITLDITAGILGIQAEAAQNQEKHLRLWIFECKQPSHEAFQLGLAAAILLSVAHVIANLLGGCSVCSQDEFEKASPSRQLSLACLVFTWIILAIGLSMLVIGTHSNRKSRVSCGFTEHHFLSIGGILCMVHGMFSVAYYATATTAFTY, via the exons ATGGCAAAGATTGTTGGTGTTTTTGTGTGCCTTGCTATCATAACACTGGATATCACTGCTGGAATTCTTGGAATCCAAGCTGAAGCTGCTCAAAACCag GAGAAGCATTTAAGGCTGTGGATATTTGAGTGTAAGCAACCAAGTCATGAGGCCTTCCAGCTGGGGTTAGCTGCAGCAATACTTTTAAGTGTAGCCCATGTTATTGCTAACTTGCTCGGAGGGTGCAGTGTTTGTTCTCAAGATGAGTTTGAGAAGGCTTCTCCTAGCAGGCAGTTGTCACTGGCATGTCTCGTTTTTACATG GATCATACTGGCCATAGGATTATCCATGCTGGTGATCGGGACACATTCGAACAGAAAATCAAGAGTCTCGTGCGGCTTCACAGAACACCATTTTCTGTCCATCGGAGGGATTCTTTGCATGGTTCATGGAATGTTTTCAGTAGCTTATTACGCCACGGCCACCACAGCATTTACTTATTAA
- the LOC108227774 gene encoding putative pentatricopeptide repeat-containing protein At3g11460, mitochondrial, giving the protein MKGPILTLKFSTKIHLKPPKFQNQKLTSLQCGAILQFLTNSKSLKQGQQLHAHMLTCAILTQNTYLFTKLSAFYAVSGKMAEAHVIFDQVRFKNSFLWNSMIRGYACNGDSLKALSLYRDMMIFGQKFDNFTYPFVLKACGDLGVVEIGRKVHCELVVNGFEEDVYVANSLLAMYGKFGDIDKVRIVFDRMTKRDLTSWNSLISGLVKNGASREALVTFWRMRSCGVVADCTTILGLLSACVNLGALEPGRAIHGYVICTDMVCYNVFLMNSLIEMYCRCNSMADAEKLFDEFTQKDVVSWNSMISGYVRNADAFKSLRLLCRMFSEHGLPDQVTLVSVLGACAEITALQFGLSLHAYISKLGFGTNVMVGTALIDMYSKCGNLLCSEYVFEEMPNKNMVSWSAMITAFGLCGRGREALSTFYEMKGSIIPDEGVFASVLSACSHAGLVREGKEIFYSMGKEYNCEPLESHYSCMIDLLGRAGYLDEAYELIMKIKFQATSDIWVALLSACRLHKNIELAEISAQKIIEINPNDISSYIALSNIYAIKKRWDDVERVRAIVRGKRLQKEPGCSFVEVDKVFYRFMVGDKSNRQTVEIFAKLRELSMQLKLAGYKPDLSSVFYNVEDKVKEKMLWEHSERLAIAFAIINTVPGTPIRIRKNLRTCDDCHTVAKLISKLTGREIVMRDIRRYHHFKYGSCSCGDYW; this is encoded by the coding sequence ATGAAGGGTCCTATATTAACTCTCAAATTTTCAACTAAAATTCACCTAAAACCCCCTAAATTTCAGAACCAAAAGCTCACATCTTTACAATGTGGAGCCATTTTACAATTTCTCACCAACTCCAAATCTTTAAAACAAGGCCAGCAGCTCCATGCCCACATGCTCACTTGTGCTATTCTCACACAAAACACATATTTATTCACCAAACTCTCTGCATTTTATGCTGTAAGTGGCAAGATGGCTGAAGCCCATGTAATTTTTGATCAAGTTCGGTTTAAAAATTCATTCTTGTGGAATTCTATGATTAGAGGTTATGCTTGTAATGGTGATTCTCTAAAGGCCTTGTCTTTGTATCGTGATATGATGATTTTTGGTCAAAAGTTTGATAATTTTACTTACCCTTTTGTTCTTAAGGCTTGTGGTGATTTGGGTGTTGTTGAAATTGGTAGGAAAGTTCATTGTGAGTTGGTTGTTAATGGATTTGAGGAGGATGTTTATGTTGCTAATTCTTTGTTAGCTATGTATGGTAAGTTTGGGGACATTGACAAAGTTAGGATTGTGTTTGATAGAATGACCAAAAGAGATTTGACTTCGTGGAACTCGTTGATTTCGGGTTTGGTAAAGAATGGTGCGTCGAGAGAGGCTTTGGTAACTTTTTGGAGGATGAGAAGTTGTGGAGTTGTTGCAGATTGTACTACTATTCTTGGTTTACTTTCAGCTTGTGTAAATTTAGGTGCATTGGAACCTGGTAGGGCAATTCATGGCTATGTCATATGCACTGATATGGTATGTTATAATGTTTTCTTAATGAACTCTCTTATTGAAATGTATTGTCGTTGTAACTCGATGGCGGATGCAGAGAAGTTATTTGATGAGTTTACACAAAAAGATGTTGTGTCGTGGAATTCAATGATTTCAGGTTATGTAAGAAATGCAGATGCTTTTAAAAGCCTTAGGCTTCTTTGTAGAATGTTTTCAGAACATGGCTTACCTGATCAAGTTACCCTTGTGTCTGTTCTTGGAGCTTGTGCTGAAATCACAGCCTTGCAATTTGGGCTATCCCTTCACGCATATATAAGTAAGCTAGGGTTTGGAACAAATGTGATGGTGGGAACTGCGCTCATTGATATGTATTCTAAATGTGGGAATTTATTATGTTCAGAATATGTTTTTGAAGAGATGCCTAACAAAAATATGGTTTCCTGGAGTGCTATGATCACAGCATTCGGGCTTTGTGGAAGAGGAAGGGAAGCTTTATCTACCTTTTACGAAATGAAGGGAAGCATTATTCCAGATGAGGGTGTGTTCGCTTCAGTTTTGTCAGCCTGCAGTCATGCTGGATTGGTCAGAGAGGgcaaagaaattttttatagCATGGGAAAAGAGTATAATTGTGAGCCTCTAGAATCTCATTATTCTTGCATGATAGATCTTCTTGGACGAGCTGGGTATTTAGATGAAGCATATGAATTGATTATGAAGATCAAATTTCAAGCAACCAGTGATATTTGGGTCGCACTTCTTTCTGCTTGCAGGCTCCATAAAAATATTGAACTAGCTGAGATTTCAGCCCAGAAAATTATTGAGATTAATCCAAATGACATTTCTAGCTACATTGCTTTGTCAAATATCTATGCTATCAAGAAAAGATGGGATGATGTGGAAAGGGTGAGAGCCATTGTAAGAGGAAAAAGACTACAGAAGGAACCAGGATGTAGTTTTGTTGAGGTAGACAAGGTTTTTTACAGGTTCATGGTTGGCGACAAATCTAACAGACAAACAGTTGAAATTTTTGCCAAGTTGAGAGAATTATCCATGCAACTCAAGTTGGCAGGATATAAACCTGATCTAAGTTCAGTTTTTTATAATGTTGAAGACAAAGTTAAAGAAAAGATGCTTTGGGAACATAGTGAAAGATTAGCTATTGCTTTTGCTATAATTAACACAGTTCCAGGGACCCCTATCAGGATCAGAAAGAATCTTCGAACATGTGATGATTGCCACACAGTGGCAAAACTGATCTCTAAGCTCACTGGCAGGGAGATTGTTATGAGGGATATTCGTAGATATCACCACTTCAAATATGGATCTTGTTCTTGCGGCGATTACTGGTGA
- the LOC108227775 gene encoding beta-amylase isoform X3, whose amino-acid sequence MSNIVYPKLSGLPAESRLSHPIFLQSTLQKFEKIKPANAQDFTHTLTFSAHITVEKIQATTTEVFTTDQETPAPLRDEEKMLPNYVPIYVMLQLDIISSDSILQDKDGLERQLTQLKEASVDGVMVDVWWGLVESKGSKQYDWSAYKSLFQLVQQCGLKLQVVMSFHQCGGNVGDTVNIPLPNWVLDVGKTDPDIFYTNRAGNRNTEYLTLGVDNLPLFEGRTAVEIYSDFMKSFRDNMADYLDAELLTDIEVGLGPAGELRYPSYPENQGWVFPGIGEFQCYDKYLKADFKEAAIKEGHPEWELPDNAGDYNDKPGSTEFFGSAEYLTAKGKFFLTWYSNNLLKHGDQILDEANKAFLGCSVKLAAKVSGIHWWYKDDSHAAELTAGFYNLNDRDGYRPIARMLSRHYSVLNFTCLEMRNSEQPENAKSGPQELVQQAEWCKQRFPTKIKVDCFDIPAFIRPAIAKEEF is encoded by the exons ATGTCAAACATTGTATATCCAAAACTAAGTGGCTTACCAGCAGAGTCTCGACTAAGCCATCCTATATTTCTCCAATCAACACTGCAAAAGTTTGAGAAAATTAAGCCAGCAAATGCACAAGACTTCACGCATACTCTGACATTTAGCGCCCACATAACAGTTGAAAAGATTCAAGCTACTACGACTGAGGTCTTCACCACTGACCAAGAG ACTCCAGCTCCCCTTCGTGACGAGGAAAAGATGCTACCAAACTATGTGCCAATCTATGTGATGCTCCAG CTGGATATCATTTCAAGTGACAgtatattacaagataaggacgGATTAGAGCGGCAGCTTACGCAGCTGAAAGAAGCAAGCGTTGATGGGGTCATGGTGGATGTCTGGTGGGGATTGGTGGAATCCAAAGGCTCTAAGCAATATGATTGGAGTGCTTATAAAAGCTTGTTCCAACTTGTCCAACAGTGTGGTCTGAAGTTGCAAGTTGTCATGTCCTTCCACCAATGTGGTGGAAATGTTGGCGATACAGTTAATATCCCACTTCCCAACTGGGTGCTTGATGTCGGAAAAACAGATCCTGACATCTTCTACACTAATCGAGCTGGTAACAGAAATACAGAGTACCTCACACTTGGTGTGGACAATCTACCTCTATTTGAGGGTCGAACGGCAGTGGAG ATTTACAGTGACTTCATGAAGAGCTTTAGAGACAACATGGCAGATTATTTGGATGCTGAACTCTTAACAGACATTGAAGTAGGGCTAGGTCCTGCAGGGGAGCTCAGATATCCCTCTTATCCAGAAAACCAAGGATGGGTTTTTCCTGGTATTGGAGAATTTCAG TGCTATGACAAATATCTTAAAGCGGATTTTAAGGAAGCAGCAATAAAGGAAGGGCACCCTGAGTGGGAATTACCAGATAATGCAGGAGATTATAATGACAAACCTGGATCAACAGAGTTCTTTGGATCGGCAGAGTACTTAACTGCAAAAGGAAAGTTTTTCTTGACCTGGTATTCTAACAATTTGCTGAAACATGGTGATCAGATCCTTGATGAAGCCAATAAAGCTTTTCTAGGATGCAGTGTCAAATTAGCAGCTAAG GTTTCCGGAATCCATTGGTGGTATAAAGATGACAGTCATGCTGCGGAGCTAACTGCCGGATTCTACAACTTGAACGACAGAGATGGCTATCGACCAATAGCAAGGATGCTGTCCAGGCACTACAGTGTTCTAAATTTCACATGTCTAGAAATGAGAAACTCTGAACAGCCTGAAAATGCTAAGAGTGGACCGCAGGAGCTTGTTCAACAG GCCGAATGGTGTAAGCAGAGATTTCCCACCAAAATTAAGGTTGACTGCTTTGACATACCTGCGTTTATCAGACCAGCTATTGCAAAggaagaattttaa
- the LOC108227775 gene encoding beta-amylase isoform X2, which translates to MLPSKDKKTPAPLRDEEKMLPNYVPIYVMLQLDIISSDSILQDKDGLERQLTQLKEASVDGVMVDVWWGLVESKGSKQYDWSAYKSLFQLVQQCGLKLQVVMSFHQCGGNVGDTVNIPLPNWVLDVGKTDPDIFYTNRAGNRNTEYLTLGVDNLPLFEGRTAVEIYSDFMKSFRDNMADYLDAELLTDIEVGLGPAGELRYPSYPENQGWVFPGIGEFQCYDKYLKADFKEAAIKEGHPEWELPDNAGDYNDKPGSTEFFGSAEYLTAKGKFFLTWYSNNLLKHGDQILDEANKAFLGCSVKLAAKVSGIHWWYKDDSHAAELTAGFYNLNDRDGYRPIARMLSRHYSVLNFTCLEMRNSEQPENAKSGPQELVQQVLSGGWTENIEVAGENALPRYDRSAYNQILLNCRPNGVSRDFPPKLRLTALTYLRLSDQLLQRKNFKLFKTFVKKLHADQDYCPDLRKYGKVVPLERSKPKVPTEDLLKASETIQPFPFDKETDMSVGGPIADYWDGLVEKIASIFI; encoded by the exons ATGCTGCCTTCTAAAGATAAGAAG ACTCCAGCTCCCCTTCGTGACGAGGAAAAGATGCTACCAAACTATGTGCCAATCTATGTGATGCTCCAG CTGGATATCATTTCAAGTGACAgtatattacaagataaggacgGATTAGAGCGGCAGCTTACGCAGCTGAAAGAAGCAAGCGTTGATGGGGTCATGGTGGATGTCTGGTGGGGATTGGTGGAATCCAAAGGCTCTAAGCAATATGATTGGAGTGCTTATAAAAGCTTGTTCCAACTTGTCCAACAGTGTGGTCTGAAGTTGCAAGTTGTCATGTCCTTCCACCAATGTGGTGGAAATGTTGGCGATACAGTTAATATCCCACTTCCCAACTGGGTGCTTGATGTCGGAAAAACAGATCCTGACATCTTCTACACTAATCGAGCTGGTAACAGAAATACAGAGTACCTCACACTTGGTGTGGACAATCTACCTCTATTTGAGGGTCGAACGGCAGTGGAG ATTTACAGTGACTTCATGAAGAGCTTTAGAGACAACATGGCAGATTATTTGGATGCTGAACTCTTAACAGACATTGAAGTAGGGCTAGGTCCTGCAGGGGAGCTCAGATATCCCTCTTATCCAGAAAACCAAGGATGGGTTTTTCCTGGTATTGGAGAATTTCAG TGCTATGACAAATATCTTAAAGCGGATTTTAAGGAAGCAGCAATAAAGGAAGGGCACCCTGAGTGGGAATTACCAGATAATGCAGGAGATTATAATGACAAACCTGGATCAACAGAGTTCTTTGGATCGGCAGAGTACTTAACTGCAAAAGGAAAGTTTTTCTTGACCTGGTATTCTAACAATTTGCTGAAACATGGTGATCAGATCCTTGATGAAGCCAATAAAGCTTTTCTAGGATGCAGTGTCAAATTAGCAGCTAAG GTTTCCGGAATCCATTGGTGGTATAAAGATGACAGTCATGCTGCGGAGCTAACTGCCGGATTCTACAACTTGAACGACAGAGATGGCTATCGACCAATAGCAAGGATGCTGTCCAGGCACTACAGTGTTCTAAATTTCACATGTCTAGAAATGAGAAACTCTGAACAGCCTGAAAATGCTAAGAGTGGACCGCAGGAGCTTGTTCAACAG GTCTTAAGTGGCGGCTGGACAGAAAACATTGAAGTTGCGGGAGAAAATGCTCTCCCACGCTATGATCGCAGTGCTTATAATCAAATCCTTCTTAATTGCAGGCCGAATGGTGTAAGCAGAGATTTCCCACCAAAATTAAGGTTGACTGCTTTGACATACCTGCGTTTATCAGACCAGCTATTGCAAAggaagaattttaaattatttaaaacctTTGTGAAAAAATTGCATGCGGATCAG GATTACTGTCCAGATCTAAGAAAATATGGAAAGGTCGTCCCACTGGAGAGGTCCAAACCAAAAGTACCAACCGAGGACCTTTTAAAAGCATCTGAAACCATCCAGCCATTTCCATTTGATAAAGAAACTGACATGAGTGTTGGCGGCCCAATTGCTGACTACTGGGATGGTCTTGTGGAGAAGATTGCTTCCATATTTATTTAA